From a single Lolium rigidum isolate FL_2022 chromosome 7, APGP_CSIRO_Lrig_0.1, whole genome shotgun sequence genomic region:
- the LOC124669334 gene encoding internal alternative NAD(P)H-ubiquinone oxidoreductase A2, mitochondrial-like — protein MAWSRIARGSQLSQSLSRIVSSEGGAAPTPAASALRNAAALGHRGTRTTSSSFHNLASVALADKCGAAAAHLHHHHHPIRGFSATPAKLLPESAALPSEPSDASAALPDLGPTKPGEKPRIVVLGTGWASCRFLKDVDTSAYDVVCVSPRNHMVFTPLLASTCVGTLEFRSVVEPVSRIQPALATRPGSFFFLASCTGVDARKREVYCTVADGEGLPGDGPYRFRVAYDKLVIASGAEPLTFGIKGVEENAIFLREVNQAQQIRRKLLTNLMLSENPGLPEEEKKRLLHCVVVGGGPTGVEFSGELSDFIMRDVRDRYSHVKDYVKVTLIEANEILSSFDVGLQEYATRHLSKYGVKLVKGVVKEVLPKEIVLSDDTRVPYGLLVWSTGVGPSEFVKSLNLPKSPGGRIGIDEYLRVPSVEDVFALGDCAGFLESTGKPVLPALAQVAEREGKYLAQLLKKVAAQNAGKAHCLSKNADLGEPFVYKHIGSMASVGGYKALVDLREKKDARGISMAGFVSWFVWRSAYLTRVVSWRNRFYVAVNWTTTFVFGRDNTRIG, from the exons ATGGCCTGGTCCAGGATCGCGAGGGGCTCCCAGCTGTCGCAGTCCCTCTCCAGGATCGtctcctccgagggcggcgccgcGCCCACCCCGGCAGCCTCCGCGCTCCGCAATGCCGCGGCGCTGGGGCATCGCGGCACCCGCACCACCTCCTCGTCGTTCCACAACCTCGCGTCCGTCGCCCTCGCCGACAAGTGCGGCGCCGCGGCGGCCCAtctacaccaccaccaccacccaatcAGAGGCTTCAGCGCCACGCCCGCGAAGCTGCTCCCCGAGTCCGCGGCCCTGCCGTCAGAACCCTCCGACGCCTCCGCAGCTCTGCCGGACCTGGGCCCGACCAAGCCCGGCGAGAAACCCCGCATAGTCGTCCTCGGCACGGGGTGGGCGTCCTGCCGGTTCCTCAAGGACGTGGACACGTCCGCCTACGACGTGGTCTGCGTGTCCCCGAGGAACCACATGGTGTTCACGCCGCTGCTGGCGTCCACCTGCGTCGGCACGCTCGAGTTCCGCTCCGTCGTCGAGCCCGTCAGCCGCATCCAGCCGGCGCTCGCCACGCGCCCAgggtccttcttcttcctcgccagcTGCACCGGGGTCGACGCCAGGAAGCGCGAGGTCTACTGCACGGTGGCCGACGGGGAGGGCCTGCCAGGCGACGGGCCCTACCGCTTCAGGGTCGCCTACGACAAGCTCGTCATCGCCAGCGGCGCCGAGCCGCTCACCTTCGGGATCAAGGGCGTCGAGGAGAACGCGATATTCCTACGCGAGGTGAACCAGGCGCAGCAGATTCGACGCAAGCTACTCACCAACCTCATGCTCTCCGAGAACCCAG GCTTGCCAGAGGAAGAGAAGAAGCGCCTCCTGCACTGCGTGGTGGTAGGCGGAGGCCCCACCGGAGTGGAGTTCAGCGGCGAGCTCAGCGACTTCATCATGCGCGACGTCAGGGACAGGTACTCGCATGTCAAGGACTACGTCAAGGTCACCCTCATCGAG GCCAACGAGATCTTGTCGTCGTTCGACGTCGGGCTGCAGGAGTACGCGACGAGACACCTATCTAAG TACGGAGTGAAGCTGGTGAAGGGCGTGGTGAAGGAGGTGCTGCCCAAGGAGATCGTGCTGAGCGATGACACCCGTGTCCCCTACGGCCTCCTCGTCTGGTCCACCGGCGTCGGCCCTTCGGAGTTCGTCAAGTCCCTCAACCTGCCCAAGTCCCCCGGCGGAAG GATCGGCATCGACGAGTATCTCCGGGTGCCGTCAGTGGAGGACGTGTTCGCTCTGGGCGACTGCGCGGGGTTCCTGGAGAGCACGGGGAAGCCGGTGCTGCCGGCGCTGGCGCAGGTGGCGGAGAGGGAGGGCAAGTACCTGGCTCAGCTGCTCAAGAAGGTGGCGGCGCAGAACGCCGGCAAGGCGCACTGCCTGAGCAAGAACGCCGACCTGGGGGAACCGTTCGTGTACAAGCACATTGGGAGCATGGCCTCCGTCGGAGGGTACAAGGCGCTGGTGGACCTCAGGGAGAAGAAGGACGCCCGCGGGATCTCCATGGCGGGCTTCGTCAGCTGGTTCGTGTGGCGGTCGGCCTACCTGACGCGGGTGGTCAGCTGGAGGAACAGGTTCTACGTGGCTGTCAACTGGACCACCACGTTCGTCTTCGGCAGGGACAATACAAGGATTGGCTGA